The following DNA comes from Mucilaginibacter jinjuensis.
GGGCATACCAAGCAAATGCTTAGCGCCGATGCAGATCTGTCTATCCTAAACCGTCAGTCTAATGAGAATATTGTAAGCCGTGGCAACCCAACATCCTCACCTACGCAAGTTTTCCTCAAAGGGCCAGCCTATGATAATGATACACTGCATAATTATGCCCCAACCCGTCTTATTAATGAATCGATAAAGGTTGATTACAGTACGCCCATTACTAAAACGAGCAAACTGGAAGCCGGCTTAAAGGCCAGCTATGTAAAAAGCGATAATACCCAAACCTTTGCCGCGCTTATTAACAATGTATACGAGCCGGTACCTATGTTTACCAGCCAATTTAATTACACCGAGAAAAAAACTACAGCTTATGTAAATTATACCGGCAGCAGCAAAAAGTTTAACTATACCATTGGCTTAAGGGTTGAACATTTGGTATCTGATGCCAATACCCCAACCATGTTACATGATGTTAAGCGGGATACTACTGCCTTTTACCCTTCTGTACAGCTTGATTATAATATAGGCAGCTCACAGCAGCTTAGCTTTATTTATAACCACCGTACCGAACAGCCTGCTTATGAAAGCCTTAACCCCACTGTAAGTTACCAGGACAATTACAACTACCGTACTGGAAATGCGTATCTGCGCCCGGCATTTGTCGATTATTTTCAGCTGTCGTATGCCGGCAAATCAAACTACCTTGTTTCGCTGTACGCCTCTACCGTGAGCGACTTTTTTGAATTCAGCTATTTCTCACAAAATGATGCTACCAAGGTTTTAGTAACAACCAAACGTAACCTTAAAAGAGTGAACGATTACGGCGTTAAGCTCGCCTTGCCGCTGAGATTAACAAAATGGTGGGATATTAATTTCAATCCCGATTTTTCTTATTACCAGTTTATAGATTACCAGGGCTACTTAAATAAATGGTCGAAAGATCTGATCCTTGACCTTGATCAGAATTTTACGATCGGCAAAACTATCTCCGCCACTTTAAATACCCATTACGAGTCGAGCGTATTTTATGGTCTTTCATACAATAAACCGGTGTTTATCATGAACCCCGGCATCAGTAAACAAGTATTAAATAAAGCGGCAACTATCAATTTAAGCGTTTCTGATCTTTTTAACACCTATAAAGACCGCTACCAAACCATGTACAGAAACCTGGATATTACCTCGTACGATAAAAAGGAAACGCGGATTATAAACCTAAGCTTTGTTTATAATTTTGGTAAGCGTACTGTTAAAGGCGCTCGTAAACATACCACAGGTAATAGCGATGAAGTGAAAAGAATGTCTGGCGGTGGCGGTAATTAACCCCCAATGTGGGTAAGTTAAAGATTAACAATATCGAATAATGAATTTTGAATTTCCAACATCGAAGTTTTCCTTCACTATTCAATAGTGGACATTCTGTGTTCGATATTAAATTCGTTATCTTAATAACGCTGAACTACCCTCCGTGCCCGGTTAGCATAGCCGAAATAATAATTAGCAATACCAGCAAAGTAATACCTACATAGAGGTAATCTTTCTCGATCATAAACCCTATTGCCGAAAATATGATCCGCAGTACCGGGGTGGCAATCAGCAAAATAATACCTGCTTGTATAATAGCGCGCCCGCGACCATCTAAAATACCATGAAAAATTCCGGGCAATGTGTGCACAAAATCGGGTACTCCTTTAAACTCGTGGTAATCTATGTGTTCGCTGCTGTGGCGGCTCAGGTAAATTACCCCGCCGATAAAAACAACAAGCATCGATACAAAAACGCCGGCGCGTAATACCCAGCCAATAATGGCCTGCATGTCGGTATCTTTAAATTTTGTATTTGCCATTGTTATATCTTTCCGCTTAAACCGTTATAAATCATTTGTCCGGCCAGTATGGTTACAATAACCGCAAATACCCAGCGCAACCAGCCGGATGAATTGGAGTTTACCAATATTTTAGAACCTGTTAAAGCGCCCAGTAAAACCCCGATAACCACAGGCATAGCCAATGCCGGGTCTATGTATCCACGTTGCAGGTAAACCACCGCACTTGCCGCCGCTGTAACCCCAATCATAAAATTACTGGTGGTGGTTGATACTTTAAACGGTACGCGCATTATGCTATCCATAGCTACCACCTTTAGCGAGCCCGATCCGATACCCAGTAAGCCCGATATAATGCCGGCAAACAGCATCATCACAAAACCACCACCTACGTTGCGTATGCCATATTTAACCACTTCGCCATCGGCAGTGGGATAGCTTCCGTTCAGTTTAAGTTTTTGCGCCCAATGGCTTTCAGTCTGTAAAACAGTAGTATCTTTTTTACGAAGCGACATGATGGCCGAAAAGATGAGTATCACCCCAAATATTACTGCAATAACCGGCGCATGGATCAGTAATGAAAGCATAGCACCTATTAAAGCTCCTGTGGTAGTGGCGATCTCGAGGAACATGCCGATACGCATATTGGTAATCCCCTCTTTAACATACGCCGCTGCCGAACCCGATGAAGTAGCAATAACCGATACCAGCGATGCCCCAATGGCATAATGAATATTTACACCCAGACCGATAGTGAGTAAAGGGATAATCACTACGCCGCCACCCAGGCCGGTTAGTGAACCTAACAAGCCGGCGAAATAAGAACCTACCAGTATAATTAATGTTAAAACGAGTACCGACATGTAAAGCAGCAGTATTGAGCCCGCTAAATTAGCAAATACTTTTTTAGCTCTCTGGTTTTTAATGTAACGTTAATCTTAATATTAAACACAAAATGGCTGCGTTGTATAAAAACAATATTTGTCGAAGGAAGCTTGGCTTTTTTATCTATCTGTAGATAATTAAATACAAATAGCTACTTTAACCGTTTATAACATTGTATGAGAATTAAGCACTGCCTTTTTATATTATTTTGCCTGATGAGTTGCAGGCTATTCGCTCAAAGCAAGCTGCCTGCTAATATGTTTTTACGCAAACTGCCTAACGGTTTGGATGTACTAGTGATTGAAGACAATAGCGTACCCCTTGCAACGGTAATGATTACCTGCAAAAATGGTTCATTTACCGAAACACCGCAGTTTAACGGACTGAGCCATCTGTACGAGCACATGTTTTTTAAGGCCAATAAAGACTACCCTTCGCAGGAAGAGTTTATGAACCGCATCAGCGAGTTGGGGATCGACTTTAATGGCTCTACCACTTACGAAAATGTGAACTACTACTTTACCCTGCCCAGCGCCAATTTAAAACCGGGACTGGAGCTGATGAACTCATCTATCCGTTACCCGTTATTCAACCCCGAAGAAATGGCAAAGGAAAACATCGTGGTTGATGACGAATTTCAACGCCATGAATCGACCCCGGCTTTTGCTTTGATTGATAGCATGGACCATAAAATGTGGGGCAAGCTATACAGCCGTAAAAACCCAACCGGCGATCATAACGTGATCCGCTCGGCTACACCGGCTTTGATGGATTCGATCAAGAATAAATATTATTATCCTAACAACGCCATGCTCACTATCGCCGGTGATGTAAAACATGACGCGGTATTTAGTGAGGTTGAAGCCCTGTTTGGCAGCTGGCAACCCTCTGCCTTCGATCCATTCAAAAAATGGCCGATCCCGGAGTTTAAGCCATTAACTAAAGTTGATTATTTCGTGGTGAAATCGAACCTCACTAATGTGCCATTTATCCAGATGGCCTGGTTTGGGCCAGATACTCGTACCGATATACCATCAACTTATGCAGCCGATGTGTTCTCTTATATCCTCGATCAAAACTCGTCGAAACTAAGTAAAGCGCTCATCCAATCCGGACTAGCGCTGAATGTAGATTTCAGTTATTTAACGCTGAGGCATACCGGGCCCATTACATTAACCGTAGTACCCAACCCTACCAAAGTGGCCGAATGCTTTGCAGAGATCAAGCACCAGATCTCACTTTGGGATACGCCCGATTACGTTACCGACGAACAACTGGAAACTGCTAAGCGCAAGCTAGAAATTAAACAGATCCGCGAAGCAGAAGTAACCAGCGATTTTACCCAGGTGCTCTCATTCTGGTGGGCATCGGCATCCATCGATTATTTTAATACTTATAACGACAACCTTAAAAAAATGACGAAGGACGATCTGCGGGCTTATGTACGCAAATACATCATCAACAAACCCTACTGTGCAGGCCTGTTAATTAATCCTGCCATGGAACAACAAGTTGCGCCGGAAACATTTTTTAAAGCAAAATAATTGAGAAGCAAGAGACAAGAGACAGGAATCAAGACAGGAAATTTAGAGGAATCAGGAATCGAGAGTCAAGAATCGAGACCGAGAACTCACTCTGGTTCAAAACAAATAATTCTGATAATTCCCAAATTCAGTAAATTCTGATCAATGAAGAAACTCATAACCACCATATTCACACTATGCTTTATCTATAGCATAAGCATAGCCCAAACCTTGCCAACCAATACCACCACTTCTTTTATGGTGAATGGGTTAAAGGTAATTTTTAAACCTACTGTTAAAGAGGTAATCAGCGTTCGGATGTATTTCCGCGGCGGGGTATACAACTACCCCGGCACGATGGCAGGGATAGAAAGCCTGGCGCTTAAAGCCGCTACCGAATGCGGTACCAAGAAATATAATGCCGATAAATTTCGAGATCTGGCCGATGAGTTTGGTGTATCCATAGGCGGTTCATCAACTTACGATTATGGTAACATCGGCATCGACTGCGTGGCCAAATACTTTAACCAAAGCTGGGATCTTTTTGCCGAAGCCATTAATAACCCCGTGTTTGATAATGCCGAAGTACAATTGTTAAAAAGCAAGCAGATCACCGTCATTAACGGCCAGCAAAGCGACCCCGACCAGCACCTCGACGATTTGCAGGTGCAAACCGCCTTTGCAGGCACACCTTACGCCACCGACCCGGATGGTACAGAACAAAGCCTAACCGCACTAAGCAGCACTGATCTGAAAGAATATTACTACAACCTGCTCAATAAAAACCGCATGTTTATTGTGGTAGCCGGTAATATTACCCGCCAGCAAATTGAGGAAAAGATCAAAGCTTCTTTCACTTCGCTGCCGGCAAAACCTTACACCCCGCCCGTTCGCCAGGCACCGGTTTGGAAAGAAAATAAGGTTTATGTAGAAAGCCGTGCACTGGCTACCAACTACATAAGCGCGGCATTTAACGCACCACCAGTAAATAGCCCCGAGTTTCTGGCTTACCGCATGGGTATTTCGGCCTTTGGTGGCACGCTGTTTAATGAGCTTCGCACTAAACTAAATTTGTCTTATGATCCTGGTGCTTATGCCGTATCGCAACTCATGTCGTATGGCATTATCCATGTAAGTACCAACAGCCCTAAAGAAGCCATTGAGGCAACAGATCGTACCCTGAGCCGCCTGAAAGAGCTGGGCATATCAGACGAAGGACTTAAATATCTTAAAGGTAGCTTTATCACCTCCAACTACATAAAAGAGCAGGGCTCAGGTGCAATTACTGCCAACCTCGGTTCGGCCGAAATTAATGGTGGATGGGAGTACGCTGATAAACTACCTGCCATGATTAACGCTATCACTGTAGACCAGATTAACGCTGCCATGCTCAAATACATCGGCGGCCTCCGCTGGACGTATATTGGCGATCCCGAACTGGCAAAAAAAGCCGAAGATGCCTTTAGCACCCAAGTGCATTAATGCTTTAATCCAGAGTAGACAGCTTTTCAACCTCTCTCCTTGGGGGAGGGGTGCGGCTACTTGTGTAATGGCAGGGAGGGGTCACTCCCATGCAAAGCAATTACAAAACCTCCCTCTATCTCCCAAGAGAGGGACTATCTGCATTTGTTAAAAAGGGAACGGATGTATGATAGCGAAATAATAAGTCCACACGATAAGGAATAACTGCATCGGGATACGGAAAATAAGATAGTATATCCCCGGGCCGCTAAAGTCGCCCTCCTCCATATTTACGCGGCGTTGGGTTGCATAAACGTTGGCGGGTAGCATAGCGATTAGAAATATCACCAGTAGATAACCTGCTGTTACACGGGTTTCGTAGATCATGATACCGGCTGCACCTGCAATTTCAATAATACCGGTAATTAATATAATGAGTTTTTTTAGTGGATTTGGGATAAAAGGAGGCACCATCAGTATCATACCTTTTATAAAAACAAAGTGTGCTATTGAGGTAAACAACAGCATTACGCACAAAGCCAGCCGACCGCTGAAATACAAATCTTCACGCTGATGAAATGCGTAACTAAAAAGCATTGATAATGCAAAAACAGACACCAAAACAATGAGTGGTTTCATGTAAAAAGCGTTAGGGGTAAATAATTTACAATTGGTTAACATAAATGTAGTTAATCTGTTGTTTTCCTGCACATTTCCACTAAACTTTTTTCAACAAAAAATAGCCTCAGCCTGTTGTTATGTGTAAGTTTGATATAAAAGATTTATACACTGTAAAGTGGTTAATCATATCATCATACCCTTAATAAAACATCGCTATGTCGTACCAAAAAATTACTGAGCTTTTAGGCAAAGACGCAGATTCGCTTTTAAACCACGAATGCAAAACTTTTTCTAAGGATTTATTACACGCCCCCTCACCCGATTTTATCGATAACGTATTCTTAAACACTAACCGCAACCCGCAGGTGCTGCGCAATCTGGCCGCCATTTATAATCACGGTCGCTTAGGAGGCACAGGCTATTTGTCGATACTCCCGGTTGATCAGGGCATCGAGCATACCGCTGGTGCATCGTTTGCCAAAAACCCGATGTACTTCGACCCCGAAAATATTATCAAACTGGCGCTCGAAGCAGGCTCGAACGCCGTGGCTACCACATTTGGCAACCTGGCCAGTGTGGCACGCAAGTATGCCCATAAAATACCATTCCTGGTGAAGCTTAATCACAACGAATTGCTCACCTACCCTACCAAGTACGATCAGATTATGTTCGGTTCGGTAGATGATGCCTGGAACCTGGGTGCAGCTGCTGTTGGTGCTACGATATATTTTGGTTCTGAAGAATCAGACCGCCAGATTGTGGAAGTAGCCAAAGCCTTTGAACGTGCCCACCAGTTAGGCCTCCCTACCGTTTTATGGTGCTATACCCGTAACAATGCCTTCAAAAAAGACGGCGTTAATTACGAAACCGCAACGGATATTACCGCCCAGGCCAACCACATTGGCGTAACCATACAAGCCGATATTATTAAACAAAAAATGCCAGATGTAAACGGAGGTTTTACCACCATCGGTTTCTCTAAAACAGACCCGCTAATGTACAGCGAACTGGTTACCGACAACCCGATTGATATGTGCCGTTACCAGGTAGCCAATTGCTACATGGGCCGCGCAGGCTTGATTAATTCAGGTGGTGAATCAAAAGGCGCATCAGACCTGGCCGATTCTGTAAAAAATGCCGTAATCAACAAACGCGCCGGTGGTTCGGGTTTGATCCTGGGTCGCCGCTCTTTCCAACGCCCGTTTGCTGAAGGGGTAGACTTCTTGCATACGATACAGGATGTATATCTAGAGAAAGAGATAGGGCTGGCTTAATATTTAGGTAGCAGTAGCAAAGTGGCAGTAGCAGTCCCAGGATAAAAGACTTTGGGACGAAGGACAAACGGAGGATATTACTATTCATCTTATCCTTCGTCTTTTATCCCAAAATCTTTTATCTATCATACGCTGTCGCAAGTTTAGCGCAGCGTAACTTGTGACTTGTCTATTGTAAGCTTTCAGCTTACGTTAGGTGAAACCTTACTCCAGATTAACCATCCCGATGATAATCGGGACGATAACGAAGTGGCTTTTCAAAACTGCTACTGCTACTAACCACCGCAACTCTTAAAAACTATTTCTTCAAATAGCTCTCCCGCACTGCCTTAAACTCCGAGCCTTGTTTCCATTGCGGCCATTCATTGCTGTAGGCTAATTTTTTTCCGACTAAGAACACCAGCCTTAAATCTTCGATGGTGCCGCTTACATCCCATTTGGTGGCATCGTATTCGTCGTTGGGTTTGTGGTATACGCTGCTGTTGTAGTATTCGTGCATTTTCAGGCCGGCTTCTTTGCCCTGGGCCACCAGGTCGGTACCGGTTTCGATATATAAGGCAGGGATACCTACTTTAGCAAAGTTAAAGTGGTCTGAACGGAAATACATCCCTTTTGATGGCACAGCCTCTGGCTCAATGTGGCGGCCTTGTGTTTTTGCAGCTTCGGCCAGGTAATCTTCCAGTTGCGATTGTCCGTACCCTACAACCGAAATATCCTTAGTTTTTCCGTAGGGATAAAACATGTCCATATTAATATCAGCCACTGTTTTATTTTTAGGGAAAGCCGGATTTTCAGCATAGTAAGCCGATCCCCATAAACCCTGTTCTTCTGCTGTTACTGAGAGGAAAATAATGGTACGCTCTGGCTTCGTCTTCATACTTTTAAAAGCTTTAGCCAGTTCAAGCAAACCTGCAGTTCCGCTGGCATTGTCAATGGCTCCGTTATAGATACTATCGCCTTTGGCATCGGGTTTACTGATACCGAAGTGGTCCCAGTGTGCAGAGTAAATAATGCACTCATCGGCATGTTTAGTCCCTGTAATTTTGGCAATCACGTTGTGCGACTGGTTGTACTTGCACGTAGTACTTAAACCGGTTGTGATATTCAAGTTCAATGGGCTGCCTTTAAAACCTGGGGCCAATGCTTTAGCCAGCATCGTTTTATAATCTGTGCCGATGGTTGCAAACAGTTTTTCTGTTGCTGGTAAAGTTAACCAACCTTCAAAAGCACATTTGTAGCTTTCGTGACCACGCGGGTCGAGGTATAGTTTAGATGCCTTCCAGCTATTAGCAACTACGCTAAATCCATAAGCAGCAGGTGCAGTATCATGGATAATTAAACAACCTTTTGCACCATGTTTGGCGGCTTCGTCGTATTTATAAGTCCAGCGGCCATAGTAGGTCATGGTTTTACCTTTAAATTGTTTGGCATCGTAATACCCCGGATCATTCACCAGCACCACTACAATTTTGCCTTTGACATCCAGCCCGGCATAATCATCGTGATTAAACTCTGGTGCCGAAATACCGAAACCTGCAAATACCAATTCTTCATTTTTAAGGTCGATACGGGCATCGGTGCGGCGTGTCCATAACACGTAATCTTTTAATCCTTCCAGATCGAAACTGGCGTTGGCACCGGTAACCTTCATCTGCGGATCGGGATTGGTGTAGATAGATACCATTGGCACTGGCTGCAAATAGCTGCCTTTATTGCCTGGCTCGAGACCCAAAGCTTTAAACTGGCCTTGCAAATAATCGAGCGTAGCGGTTTCTCCCGGACTAAACGGCAGGCGTCCCTGTAGCTTGTCTGACGATACTTCGCTTACGTATTTACGGTAACTGGCTTCGCTGAAGGCGTTTAGCCCATCTGTATTTTGAGCCATCGCTTGGTACAAACTGCCGGTTAAACAGACTGCAAGCAGGGAGCGCTTTATGTTTTTGATATTCATTTGGATGCGTTAATTTGTTTGAAACGGCAAAATACGCATCTGAATTAACAGAATTAAAGAATTTTCAGAATTACAACATCCTTTCTTTTGAATCAATCCCTTCCTCGTTATGACTTAGATATATCCTCATTTTCTAAAATGACTAAAATGATCCATCCATTCTCTACATAAAACACTCATTTTTAATCAAATTAAATTTTATGAAAGAGAAAATTGAACTGGATATAAATACCGACTTATCCATCCCGGCCAAAAAAGCATGGCAAAAACCGGGTGTCGAAATTATAAGTCAAGACATCGAATCCGGGCAGGCTGGAATTTTCCAGGAAGCAACCTTTGCCGGTTTAGATCCATTTTCGCTTTACAATTCTTAACTTATATGCTCTGGCGCAAGTATTAGCTTACGCCCTTTTATTTTTTTTTAAAGTAAATAATTAAACAATTAACACCCGTTCCGGGAATCTTGCCCGGAAGCCTGCAATTTGATGCAGACAATTTTTTCTTCTTTATTTCATAATTAAAGTGGCTTGTTAATACCTTCTGAATTAAAGGTCTTACAAAGAAAATAAACAAGATAATAAGTTTTCGTGGCGCAAGTGCGTCACAAGGCAAAACCCACATTAATTATTACTTTTGAGGCTGTCTGAATGGCCCGTGCGATTCCCCTCTCGAGAGGGGTGCAGGGGTGTGTCCCTGCATGTAAAACACAGCCCTGCCATCACACAATTGCGGCCCGCCCCCTCTCGAGAGGGGGAATTGAAAAAGCTCAGACTTATAGTACTACATGGGTTACAAAAGCTTACAAGCCTGCATTACCGATCTGGAAAAACATGGTCACCTTATCCGTATTAAAGACGAAGTTGACCCTTATTTAGAAATGGCTGCTATACACCTGCGCGTGTTTGAACAGCAGGGGCCTGCCCTGCTCTTCGAGAAAGTAAAGGGCAGTAAATTCCCTGCGGTTTCTAACCTGTTTGGCACGCTCGAGCGGTCGGAATTTATTTTCAGGGATACGCTGGAGAAGATCAAGACACTGGTTGATATCAAAAGCGATCCGCTGAAAGCTATTAAAAACCCGGTTAAATACGCTAATGTTGCCATGACTGCGCTTTCGGCCTTACCCATGAAAGTGAGTAGCAGTAACATTAAAAACTTCAACAAAACCACCATTGATGCCCTGCCGCAGATTGTGAACTGGCCTATGGATGGCGGCCCGTTTGTAACCATGCCCCAGGTTTATACCGAGGATATGGACAAGCCCGGCATCATGAACGCCAACCTGGGTATGTACCGCATCCAATTGGGTGGTAACGATTATATCCAGAACGAGGAGATCGGCCTGCATTATCAATTGCACCGGGGCATCGGCATCCATCAAACTAAAGCAAACGCCAAAGGCCAGCCCTTAAAGGTGAGCATATTTGTAGGTGGGCCGCCATCGCACCCGGTTGCAGCAGTAATGCCCTTACCAGAAGGATTATCTGAAATGACTTTCGCCGGAGCACTGGGTAACCGACGCTTCCGATACTTTTATGATGCCGAAGGCTTCTGCATTTCTGCCGATGCCGATTTTGTAGTTACCGGCACAGTAATGCCGCACGAAAATAAACCCGAAGGCCCATTTGGCGATCACCTGGGTTATTACAGTTTAACGCACCCTTTCCCGCTGATGAAGGTGCATAATGTGTATCATCGTAAGGATGCCATCTGGTCGTTCACCGTAGTAGGCCGACCGCCACAGGAGGATACCAGCTTTGGCGCATTAATTCATGAGATCACCGGCTCTGCTTTGCCTAAAGAAATACCGGGTTTACATGCGGTAAATGCGGTTGATGCTGCAGGTGTTCATCCACTCCTATTCGCCACGGGTAGCGAACGTTATACCCCATACCTCAAAGAGCGCAAGCCACAGGAAATATTAACTATCGCCAATCACATCTTCGGTAAAAATCAACTAAGCCTGGCTAAATACTTGTTCATCGCCGCACAGGAAGACGACCCGAAACTAGATGTAAATGATATTTACGGTTTCCTGAAACATTGCCTCGAACGCATTGATTTAACCCGAGACCTGCACTTCCATACCCGCACCACCATTGATACCCTCGATTATAGCGGCAGCGGATTGAATAGCGGCAGTAAAGTAGCAGTGGCAGTGGCAGGTGATAAAAAAAGAGAGCTGTGGTCAGAGTTACCAACTGATTTTACCCTGCCCGAAATCTTCACAGATTATAAATTAGCCATGCCTGGAGTACTGGCAGTTAAAGCACCCAAATATCAATTGGAGCTGGAAACCCAAAGACAGGTAAGCACCCTAAACGACCATTTTAAAACAGCTGATCTTAGCGGCCTGCCATTAATGGTTTTGTGCGACGATGCCCAGTTTACTGCAGCCAACATTAATAACCTGGTTTGGGTTACGTTTACGCGCAGCAACCCATCGCACGATATTTTTGGTATCAATAGTTTTACAGAACACAAGCACTGGGGCTGCGCCGGTCCGCTGATTATTGATGCCAGGATGAAACCCCACCACGCGCCCGAGTTGATAAAAGACCCTGAAGTGGAGAAAAAGGTGGATTTATTAGTTAATAGTTCGTGGTTCATAGATCATAGTAAGAAGTAGCAGGGGCAAGTGGCAGTAGCAGTTTCGCTTGTTTTTACGACTACGCACCAATGAACTATTGAACCGGTGAACAAATGAACCCAATAAACTCAATCAACTATTCACATAATCAACATTATCATTAAATTAGCACCCTTTATATTAAACCATGAACAAATTTTACGGTACAGGGGTAGCCATGGTAACCCCATTTGACGGGAGCGGACAAGTTGATTACCCTGCTCTTAAAAAATTAA
Coding sequences within:
- a CDS encoding M16 family metallopeptidase, with amino-acid sequence MSCRLFAQSKLPANMFLRKLPNGLDVLVIEDNSVPLATVMITCKNGSFTETPQFNGLSHLYEHMFFKANKDYPSQEEFMNRISELGIDFNGSTTYENVNYYFTLPSANLKPGLELMNSSIRYPLFNPEEMAKENIVVDDEFQRHESTPAFALIDSMDHKMWGKLYSRKNPTGDHNVIRSATPALMDSIKNKYYYPNNAMLTIAGDVKHDAVFSEVEALFGSWQPSAFDPFKKWPIPEFKPLTKVDYFVVKSNLTNVPFIQMAWFGPDTRTDIPSTYAADVFSYILDQNSSKLSKALIQSGLALNVDFSYLTLRHTGPITLTVVPNPTKVAECFAEIKHQISLWDTPDYVTDEQLETAKRKLEIKQIREAEVTSDFTQVLSFWWASASIDYFNTYNDNLKKMTKDDLRAYVRKYIINKPYCAGLLINPAMEQQVAPETFFKAK
- a CDS encoding class I fructose-bisphosphate aldolase; translated protein: MSYQKITELLGKDADSLLNHECKTFSKDLLHAPSPDFIDNVFLNTNRNPQVLRNLAAIYNHGRLGGTGYLSILPVDQGIEHTAGASFAKNPMYFDPENIIKLALEAGSNAVATTFGNLASVARKYAHKIPFLVKLNHNELLTYPTKYDQIMFGSVDDAWNLGAAAVGATIYFGSEESDRQIVEVAKAFERAHQLGLPTVLWCYTRNNAFKKDGVNYETATDITAQANHIGVTIQADIIKQKMPDVNGGFTTIGFSKTDPLMYSELVTDNPIDMCRYQVANCYMGRAGLINSGGESKGASDLADSVKNAVINKRAGGSGLILGRRSFQRPFAEGVDFLHTIQDVYLEKEIGLA
- a CDS encoding M28 family metallopeptidase, with the translated sequence MNIKNIKRSLLAVCLTGSLYQAMAQNTDGLNAFSEASYRKYVSEVSSDKLQGRLPFSPGETATLDYLQGQFKALGLEPGNKGSYLQPVPMVSIYTNPDPQMKVTGANASFDLEGLKDYVLWTRRTDARIDLKNEELVFAGFGISAPEFNHDDYAGLDVKGKIVVVLVNDPGYYDAKQFKGKTMTYYGRWTYKYDEAAKHGAKGCLIIHDTAPAAYGFSVVANSWKASKLYLDPRGHESYKCAFEGWLTLPATEKLFATIGTDYKTMLAKALAPGFKGSPLNLNITTGLSTTCKYNQSHNVIAKITGTKHADECIIYSAHWDHFGISKPDAKGDSIYNGAIDNASGTAGLLELAKAFKSMKTKPERTIIFLSVTAEEQGLWGSAYYAENPAFPKNKTVADINMDMFYPYGKTKDISVVGYGQSQLEDYLAEAAKTQGRHIEPEAVPSKGMYFRSDHFNFAKVGIPALYIETGTDLVAQGKEAGLKMHEYYNSSVYHKPNDEYDATKWDVSGTIEDLRLVFLVGKKLAYSNEWPQWKQGSEFKAVRESYLKK
- a CDS encoding DUF1634 domain-containing protein, translated to MANTKFKDTDMQAIIGWVLRAGVFVSMLVVFIGGVIYLSRHSSEHIDYHEFKGVPDFVHTLPGIFHGILDGRGRAIIQAGIILLIATPVLRIIFSAIGFMIEKDYLYVGITLLVLLIIISAMLTGHGG
- a CDS encoding outer membrane beta-barrel protein encodes the protein MKKTFTCLLLVLFVSIVRYTYAQTKISGLQGKIINESYAAAEAATIVLIRYRDSVSMQTTLSDRNGVFVFNSIKPDKYLLQITKTGYHKIFSGPYVVSAGRIIIIDSIKMQPATVNLNEVVITEKRKYYEVKPDKTVLNLDRSILARGSSVFNILTTAPGIKTNNNGDIFLRAGLRAAIFVNGKQLRLEGDDLTSYLQSLPTADVDQVELIQNPSAKYDASGSGGIINIILKKGKNIGFNGNVTANAGYGNFGKGGTTFNGNYRSQQLNVFGGIGYKYVKTDHTINNLRNVNAGDVTTFDTRYYSTQSTPSLDYRAGADYFINPTHTIGFLIKGSAETSKFDKQTNTYMSVNGAADSTITTLSNLKRKRDFISYNLNYAGAIGHTKQMLSADADLSILNRQSNENIVSRGNPTSSPTQVFLKGPAYDNDTLHNYAPTRLINESIKVDYSTPITKTSKLEAGLKASYVKSDNTQTFAALINNVYEPVPMFTSQFNYTEKKTTAYVNYTGSSKKFNYTIGLRVEHLVSDANTPTMLHDVKRDTTAFYPSVQLDYNIGSSQQLSFIYNHRTEQPAYESLNPTVSYQDNYNYRTGNAYLRPAFVDYFQLSYAGKSNYLVSLYASTVSDFFEFSYFSQNDATKVLVTTKRNLKRVNDYGVKLALPLRLTKWWDINFNPDFSYYQFIDYQGYLNKWSKDLILDLDQNFTIGKTISATLNTHYESSVFYGLSYNKPVFIMNPGISKQVLNKAATINLSVSDLFNTYKDRYQTMYRNLDITSYDKKETRIINLSFVYNFGKRTVKGARKHTTGNSDEVKRMSGGGGN
- a CDS encoding M16 family metallopeptidase, yielding MKKLITTIFTLCFIYSISIAQTLPTNTTTSFMVNGLKVIFKPTVKEVISVRMYFRGGVYNYPGTMAGIESLALKAATECGTKKYNADKFRDLADEFGVSIGGSSTYDYGNIGIDCVAKYFNQSWDLFAEAINNPVFDNAEVQLLKSKQITVINGQQSDPDQHLDDLQVQTAFAGTPYATDPDGTEQSLTALSSTDLKEYYYNLLNKNRMFIVVAGNITRQQIEEKIKASFTSLPAKPYTPPVRQAPVWKENKVYVESRALATNYISAAFNAPPVNSPEFLAYRMGISAFGGTLFNELRTKLNLSYDPGAYAVSQLMSYGIIHVSTNSPKEAIEATDRTLSRLKELGISDEGLKYLKGSFITSNYIKEQGSGAITANLGSAEINGGWEYADKLPAMINAITVDQINAAMLKYIGGLRWTYIGDPELAKKAEDAFSTQVH
- a CDS encoding sulfite exporter TauE/SafE family protein, whose translation is MSVLVLTLIILVGSYFAGLLGSLTGLGGGVVIIPLLTIGLGVNIHYAIGASLVSVIATSSGSAAAYVKEGITNMRIGMFLEIATTTGALIGAMLSLLIHAPVIAVIFGVILIFSAIMSLRKKDTTVLQTESHWAQKLKLNGSYPTADGEVVKYGIRNVGGGFVMMLFAGIISGLLGIGSGSLKVVAMDSIMRVPFKVSTTTSNFMIGVTAAASAVVYLQRGYIDPALAMPVVIGVLLGALTGSKILVNSNSSGWLRWVFAVIVTILAGQMIYNGLSGKI